The proteins below come from a single Paraburkholderia flagellata genomic window:
- a CDS encoding SDR family NAD(P)-dependent oxidoreductase gives MENGLNGKVVAVTGGFGSLGLATAQLLAERGARVALIGRGAAPEAAALPAALAGALCVGGVDLADAQAAQAAFGTLHEKLGGLDALVNVAGAFRWETIGDGDPHTWDLMFDVNVKTALNASKAALPHLVKSGAGRVVNIGAGAGLKAGLGMGAYSASKAGVARLTEALAEELKDKRVTVNAILPSIIDTPQNRADMPDADFTRWVQPREIATVIAFLLGADAQAITGALIPVNGRV, from the coding sequence ATGGAAAACGGTTTGAACGGCAAGGTGGTCGCGGTGACGGGCGGCTTTGGCAGCCTCGGTTTGGCGACAGCGCAATTGCTCGCCGAACGTGGCGCCCGCGTGGCGCTGATCGGTCGGGGAGCGGCCCCCGAAGCGGCTGCGTTGCCCGCCGCGCTCGCGGGCGCGCTGTGTGTGGGCGGCGTCGATCTCGCCGACGCGCAGGCGGCCCAGGCTGCGTTCGGCACGCTGCACGAGAAACTCGGCGGCCTCGACGCGCTCGTCAACGTCGCGGGCGCGTTTCGGTGGGAAACCATCGGCGACGGCGACCCCCACACGTGGGATTTGATGTTCGATGTGAACGTGAAGACGGCGCTCAATGCCTCGAAGGCCGCGCTGCCTCATCTCGTGAAGAGCGGCGCGGGGCGTGTGGTCAACATCGGCGCGGGCGCGGGGCTCAAGGCCGGGCTCGGGATGGGCGCGTATTCGGCGTCGAAGGCGGGCGTGGCGCGCTTGACGGAAGCGCTCGCGGAAGAACTGAAGGACAAGCGCGTGACGGTGAACGCGATTTTGCCGAGCATCATCGACACGCCGCAAAACCGTGCCGACATGCCAGACGCCGATTTCACGCGCTGGGTGCAACCGCGCGAAATCGCGACGGTGATTGCGTTTTTGCTGGGCGCTGACGCGCAGGCAATAACGGGAGCGCTGATTCCCGTGAACGGCCGCGTGTAG
- a CDS encoding sterol desaturase family protein, with translation MLTTGKLAFYVTLFVVAVSLIEACVLTFRKRRATKGEAPFDWSEVWLSLADLAGRKLFALLPLSLATPIFDFAWEHRLFTLNIDTVALVLLVFIGQEFCYYWYHRASHRIRFFWATHAVHHSPNQLTLSSAYRLGWTGKLTGPAMFFTPLVWLGVRPEVVIAILSLNLLYQFWLHNTWIPKLGWLEYVFNTPSNHRVHHASNVDYLDANYGGVLIVFDRLFGTYVQERADEPCRYGLVTPVRSRNPFVVELEHWATLVRDVVTAKSIWTAVRYVFLPPGWRADGGGETTENLRKQRALATVRADARHG, from the coding sequence ATGCTCACCACTGGAAAACTCGCGTTTTATGTCACGCTGTTCGTCGTTGCCGTGTCGCTGATCGAGGCATGCGTGCTCACCTTCAGGAAGCGCCGCGCAACAAAAGGAGAGGCCCCTTTCGATTGGTCTGAAGTTTGGCTCTCGCTTGCCGACCTCGCGGGCCGCAAGCTCTTCGCGCTCCTGCCGCTCTCGCTCGCCACGCCGATCTTCGACTTCGCCTGGGAGCACCGCCTCTTTACGCTGAATATCGACACCGTTGCGCTCGTGCTGCTGGTCTTCATCGGTCAGGAGTTCTGCTATTACTGGTATCACCGCGCGTCGCACCGCATCCGCTTCTTCTGGGCGACGCATGCCGTGCACCATTCGCCGAACCAGTTGACGCTCTCTTCGGCGTACCGGCTGGGGTGGACCGGCAAGCTCACCGGCCCGGCCATGTTCTTCACGCCGCTCGTGTGGCTTGGCGTGCGTCCCGAAGTCGTGATCGCTATCCTCTCGTTGAATCTGCTCTATCAGTTCTGGCTGCACAACACGTGGATTCCGAAGCTCGGCTGGCTCGAGTACGTGTTCAATACGCCGTCGAATCATCGCGTGCACCATGCGTCGAATGTCGATTACCTCGATGCGAACTATGGCGGAGTCCTGATCGTTTTCGACCGCCTGTTCGGCACATATGTGCAAGAGCGCGCCGATGAACCGTGCCGCTACGGCCTCGTTACGCCCGTGCGCTCGCGCAATCCGTTCGTCGTCGAACTCGAACACTGGGCGACGCTCGTACGCGACGTCGTGACGGCGAAGAGCATCTGGACCGCCGTGCGTTATGTGTTTCTGCCGCCGGGCTGGCGCGCGGACGGCGGCGGCGAAACCACGGAGAACCTGCGCAAGCAGCGCGCGCTCGCCACGGTGCGCGCGGATGCGCGACATGGATGA
- a CDS encoding EF-hand domain-containing protein — MKKMIAALVLCIVSAAVCVPASAQALPGSSGATNSATTGDARVERMMAQLQGRFAAANTTHDGKLTREQAQAGMPRVAQHFDEIDTQKAGFVTLAQIEDFMRARAAAR; from the coding sequence ATGAAGAAGATGATCGCTGCCCTCGTTTTGTGTATCGTTTCAGCAGCGGTTTGCGTGCCGGCATCGGCTCAGGCCTTGCCAGGCAGTTCAGGCGCGACGAACAGTGCCACAACCGGCGACGCGCGCGTCGAACGCATGATGGCGCAGTTGCAAGGGCGCTTCGCCGCCGCGAACACAACGCACGACGGCAAGCTCACGCGCGAACAGGCGCAGGCGGGCATGCCGAGGGTCGCGCAGCACTTCGACGAAATCGACACGCAAAAGGCCGGCTTCGTCACCCTCGCGCAGATCGAGGACTTCATGCGAGCGCGCGCAGCAGCCCGATGA
- a CDS encoding response regulator: MEQSNRIIVLDDEAELRNMLQRFLTSQGFEVRAVADGKRLDRLLQREPYDLLVLDLMMEPEDGLTVCRRLRAEGQTLPILMLTAKGDAADKVIGLETGADDYLAKPFLPDELVARIRALLRRQKMASGEPTVTSQMLRFGDFQFDVGKQTLYRDGAAVEVHSAQMLLLHALGSSPNRAVSRENLLARARGRDHNALDRSVDVQILRLRQIVEDDPAKPRFIKTVWGIGYMLVAGVES; encoded by the coding sequence ATGGAGCAGTCAAACAGGATCATCGTGCTCGACGACGAAGCCGAACTGCGCAACATGCTGCAGCGCTTTCTCACGAGCCAGGGTTTCGAGGTGCGCGCCGTCGCCGACGGCAAGCGCCTCGACCGCCTGCTCCAGCGCGAGCCCTATGACCTGCTCGTGCTCGATCTCATGATGGAGCCCGAAGACGGCCTCACGGTCTGCCGCCGCCTGCGCGCCGAAGGACAGACGCTGCCGATCCTCATGCTCACCGCGAAGGGTGACGCCGCCGACAAGGTGATCGGCCTCGAAACGGGCGCCGACGACTACCTCGCCAAGCCCTTCCTGCCCGACGAACTGGTCGCGCGCATTCGCGCGCTGCTGCGCCGCCAGAAGATGGCCTCGGGCGAACCCACGGTCACCTCGCAAATGCTGCGCTTCGGCGACTTTCAGTTCGACGTTGGCAAACAAACGCTCTACCGCGACGGCGCGGCCGTCGAAGTCCACTCGGCGCAGATGCTGCTGCTTCACGCACTCGGCTCGTCGCCGAATCGCGCCGTGAGCCGCGAGAACCTGCTCGCCCGCGCGCGCGGGCGCGACCACAACGCGCTCGACCGCAGCGTGGACGTGCAGATCCTGCGCCTGCGCCAGATCGTCGAGGACGATCCCGCCAAGCCGCGCTTCATCAAGACCGTCTGGGGCATCGGCTACATGCTGGTGGCCGGCGTCGAATCGTAA
- a CDS encoding ATP-binding protein, with translation MRLRLPRSLLSRNIALLVALVALSQICSLAVLLHFVQRPRIERASIIFADYVKLLDTTLASMPPDEGRAAAARLETRNIAPPQAPADMHPSLADFFRTWQRDVFVEALQRHLPSGLLVRWEANQDEAGPATDGEAAQERLWIRLHAAGEPVWVALPMTADARASGITTALILSAALALLAVLTGYLLQRHINQPLRKLARAARRVSAGETPPPLPTNGPTEIAQVSLAFNQMTEALKQAEATRALMLAGVSHDIRTPLTKLRLAIAMALPRGSNDALVASSESYLDQIDTILQQFMDYAGSGERETPQTGDLNALAGQLVADFAGLGHEFDFDEGELPMFAFRPIAVMRLLMNLMQNAVNYGRTGLTIRTWRDGDTACVIVADRGNGIRAEELERLKSPFSRGANARTHSGGSGLGLAIVDRIARLHGGSLTFRDREGGGLEAVVRLPLNRPSAGQNGAPHTARA, from the coding sequence ATGCGCTTGCGTCTGCCGCGCTCCCTGCTCTCGCGCAACATCGCGCTGCTGGTGGCGCTCGTCGCGCTTTCGCAAATCTGCTCGCTCGCCGTGCTTCTGCACTTCGTGCAGCGCCCGCGCATCGAGCGCGCATCGATCATCTTCGCCGATTACGTGAAGCTGCTCGACACCACGCTCGCGTCCATGCCGCCCGATGAAGGTCGCGCGGCCGCAGCCCGGCTCGAGACGCGCAACATAGCGCCACCTCAAGCGCCTGCCGATATGCATCCGAGCCTCGCAGACTTTTTCCGCACCTGGCAGCGCGATGTGTTCGTCGAAGCGCTGCAACGCCATCTGCCGTCCGGCCTGCTGGTGCGCTGGGAAGCGAACCAGGACGAAGCCGGACCCGCGACGGATGGCGAAGCCGCGCAGGAACGTCTGTGGATACGCCTTCACGCGGCGGGCGAACCGGTATGGGTGGCACTTCCCATGACGGCAGACGCGCGCGCGAGCGGCATCACCACGGCGTTGATCCTCTCCGCCGCGCTCGCGCTGCTCGCGGTGCTCACGGGCTACCTGTTGCAGCGACACATCAACCAGCCGCTGCGCAAGCTCGCGCGCGCGGCGCGGCGCGTGAGCGCTGGCGAAACGCCGCCGCCGCTGCCGACCAACGGCCCGACCGAAATCGCGCAAGTCAGCCTCGCCTTCAATCAGATGACCGAAGCGTTGAAGCAGGCCGAGGCCACGCGCGCGCTGATGCTGGCCGGCGTGTCGCACGACATCCGCACGCCGCTCACGAAACTGCGCCTCGCAATCGCGATGGCCTTGCCGCGCGGCAGCAACGATGCGCTCGTAGCCTCGTCCGAGAGTTATCTGGACCAGATCGACACGATCCTCCAGCAGTTCATGGACTACGCGGGCAGCGGCGAGCGCGAAACTCCCCAAACGGGCGACCTCAACGCGCTCGCTGGGCAGCTCGTTGCCGACTTCGCGGGGCTCGGCCATGAGTTCGATTTCGACGAAGGCGAGCTGCCGATGTTCGCGTTCCGGCCCATCGCCGTTATGCGTCTGCTGATGAATCTCATGCAGAACGCTGTGAACTACGGGCGTACAGGTCTGACGATTCGCACCTGGCGCGACGGCGACACCGCCTGCGTGATCGTTGCCGATCGCGGCAACGGCATCCGCGCCGAAGAGCTGGAGCGCCTCAAATCCCCCTTCAGCCGCGGCGCGAACGCCCGCACGCATTCGGGCGGGTCGGGCCTGGGCCTTGCCATCGTCGATCGGATCGCGCGGCTGCACGGCGGCTCGCTCACCTTCCGCGACCGCGAAGGCGGCGGCCTCGAAGCGGTCGTGCGCCTGCCGCTGAACCGTCCCTCAGCAGGCCAGAACGGCGCGCCGCACACCGCGCGTGCATGA
- a CDS encoding DUF4410 domain-containing protein — translation MQSLINFLVNKAKRVAGATFLAGALFASGCASAAPVVQTNGPLPQLHADVVYVYTFDAAADQVQLDSTGMLHKLKTMASGESSAQQQQQAALQTREHLADQLVSELQKMGLPAVRMDGPAPAGRNALIVEGRIDTMGAGSSRRRMLIGLGAGKSEVGATIAVLFQPANGGEPQPLLSFQTKADSGHMPGMAETAGVGAAAGHVATAAVVGGGLHGASEAKRDTLSSDAGKLARSIAKEVAQISTQNGWMAMATKS, via the coding sequence ATGCAATCGCTCATCAACTTCCTCGTCAACAAGGCCAAGCGCGTCGCGGGCGCCACGTTCCTCGCGGGCGCGCTCTTCGCGAGCGGCTGCGCATCGGCCGCGCCTGTCGTGCAAACGAACGGGCCGCTTCCGCAACTGCACGCAGACGTCGTCTACGTCTACACGTTCGACGCCGCCGCCGACCAGGTGCAGCTGGACAGCACCGGCATGCTGCACAAGCTCAAGACGATGGCGAGCGGCGAGTCGTCGGCGCAGCAGCAACAGCAGGCCGCGCTGCAAACGCGCGAGCATCTCGCCGATCAACTCGTGAGTGAACTCCAGAAAATGGGTCTGCCCGCCGTGCGCATGGACGGTCCCGCGCCCGCCGGACGCAACGCGCTGATCGTCGAAGGCCGCATCGACACGATGGGCGCGGGCAGTAGCCGCCGCCGCATGCTGATCGGTCTCGGTGCGGGCAAGAGCGAAGTGGGCGCGACGATCGCCGTGCTGTTCCAGCCGGCCAATGGCGGCGAGCCGCAACCGCTCCTGAGCTTCCAGACGAAGGCGGACAGCGGCCATATGCCCGGCATGGCCGAAACGGCGGGCGTGGGCGCGGCGGCCGGCCATGTCGCAACGGCGGCCGTGGTGGGCGGTGGTCTGCACGGCGCATCGGAGGCAAAGCGCGACACGCTCTCGTCGGATGCCGGCAAACTGGCTCGCTCGATCGCGAAAGAAGTCGCGCAGATCAGCACGCAGAACGGCTGGATGGCAATGGCAACGAAGAGCTAA
- the hpnR gene encoding hopanoid C-3 methylase HpnR, whose protein sequence is MKLLAVHPSGLMYTRVFLRLEPLGLESVAGTARDAGHDVRLLDLQVETHRDLMRMVRNWKPEALCFSGNYLANIPEIIDLSKAVKAALPSCFVFVGGHSVSFTAHDLLRHAEGAIDCVLRGEGEASVNELLEAVSHGADLLAVPGVLTHHGSGPSPRFVENLDPVRPARDLLRHRRKYFIGTLDPCASIEFARGCPWDCTFCSAWTFYGRSYRTRSPEVVVDELASLREPGVFIVDDVAFVHAEHGMAIGEAIKRRGINKRYYLETRGDVLLRNKDVFRLWESIGLKYMFLGLEAIDEEGLKAFRKRISLDRNFEALEFARSLGITVAINLIADPEWDRERFETIRKWCLEIPEIVNISVNTPYPGTENWQREARRLMSLDYRLYDIQHAVVPTKLPLPEFYAELVKTQQVLNRKHMGWTALRGAAGQATHLLLRGQTNFVRMLWRFNSVFDPRLQLADHAREVHYEMTPPPGMSGAAQVDMKTVYIHGPTGRKGRKIDDDTEKFVDETRMGLG, encoded by the coding sequence ATGAAATTGCTTGCAGTCCACCCGAGCGGACTGATGTACACGCGCGTGTTCCTGCGGCTCGAGCCGCTGGGTCTCGAATCCGTGGCCGGCACGGCGCGCGACGCCGGCCACGACGTGCGGCTTCTCGATCTGCAGGTCGAGACGCACCGCGACCTCATGCGCATGGTGCGCAACTGGAAGCCCGAAGCGCTCTGCTTTTCGGGCAACTATCTGGCCAACATTCCTGAGATCATCGACCTTTCGAAGGCCGTGAAGGCTGCGCTGCCCTCGTGCTTCGTGTTCGTGGGCGGGCACAGCGTGTCATTCACCGCGCACGATCTGCTGCGCCATGCCGAAGGCGCGATCGACTGCGTGCTGCGCGGCGAAGGCGAAGCTTCGGTGAACGAACTACTCGAAGCGGTGTCGCACGGCGCGGATCTGCTCGCCGTGCCCGGCGTCTTGACGCACCATGGCTCGGGGCCGTCGCCACGCTTCGTCGAGAATCTCGATCCTGTGCGGCCCGCGCGCGACCTGCTGCGCCATCGCCGCAAGTACTTCATCGGCACGCTCGATCCGTGCGCCTCCATCGAATTCGCGCGTGGCTGCCCGTGGGACTGCACGTTCTGCAGCGCGTGGACGTTCTACGGACGCAGCTATCGCACGCGCAGCCCCGAAGTCGTCGTGGACGAACTGGCCTCGCTGCGCGAACCGGGCGTGTTCATCGTCGACGATGTGGCGTTCGTGCATGCCGAACACGGCATGGCGATCGGCGAGGCGATCAAGCGGCGTGGCATCAACAAGCGCTACTACCTGGAAACGCGTGGAGACGTGCTTCTGCGCAACAAGGACGTGTTCCGCCTGTGGGAGTCCATTGGGCTGAAGTACATGTTCCTTGGTCTGGAGGCGATCGACGAGGAGGGGCTCAAGGCGTTTCGCAAACGCATCAGCCTCGACCGGAACTTCGAGGCGCTCGAGTTCGCGCGTTCGTTGGGGATTACCGTCGCGATCAACCTGATTGCCGATCCGGAGTGGGACCGCGAACGCTTCGAGACGATCCGCAAGTGGTGCCTGGAGATTCCAGAGATCGTCAACATCAGCGTGAATACGCCGTATCCGGGCACGGAGAACTGGCAGCGCGAGGCGCGGCGCCTCATGAGCCTCGACTACCGGCTCTACGACATCCAGCACGCCGTGGTGCCGACGAAGCTCCCGCTTCCCGAGTTCTACGCGGAACTCGTGAAAACGCAGCAGGTGCTCAATCGCAAGCACATGGGCTGGACTGCGCTGCGCGGCGCGGCCGGGCAGGCCACGCATCTGCTGTTGCGCGGCCAGACCAATTTCGTGCGCATGCTGTGGCGCTTCAACTCGGTGTTCGATCCGCGCCTGCAGTTGGCCGATCATGCACGCGAAGTCCACTACGAGATGACGCCGCCGCCCGGTATGAGCGGCGCGGCGCAGGTCGATATGAAGACCGTCTACATTCATGGCCCCACCGGCCGCAAGGGCCGCAAGATCGACGACGACACGGAGAAGTTCGTCGACGAGACGCGCATGGGGCTTGGGTGA
- a CDS encoding GntP family permease gives MSAGTLVIGLAGMLASLSLLIWLAYRGWSVLLLAPLCAMLAALISGEPVLAHWTQTFMSSTGRFLAQFFPLFLLGSLFGKLMEDSGSVDAVARLMIDKLGTRHALVAVVLGGALVTYGGVSLFVAFFVLAPMAQALFRSADIPRRLMPAAIMLGTATFTMSALPGTPALQNAIPMPFFGTTPFAAPGLGVIASLVMAGFGLWWLGRAATAARRNGEGFVEPDDGGADDEDRGKSSLVRERASLAQAFDPAEIGNGAAASDHAGPPSPFVALAPLVVVVAMNFVMNVVVFPRIDASYLAEPRWGSTTLSAVAGVWGVSVALALGIIVLVALNRGRLGALRESVDAGANASVLPVLSVGSLVGYGAVIAALPAFEAVRDWVLGIGGGPLVSLAVATNLLAGLTGSASGGLTIALDALGGTYMQLAAQHGINPALLHRVAVMSSGTLDSLPHNGAVVTLLAVCGSTHRESYRDLVVVSIVGALIALAVVIVLGTLFGSF, from the coding sequence ATGAGCGCGGGCACGCTTGTCATCGGCCTCGCGGGCATGCTCGCGAGCCTCTCGCTGTTGATCTGGCTCGCGTATCGCGGCTGGAGCGTGCTGCTGCTTGCGCCGCTGTGCGCCATGCTGGCCGCGCTCATTTCCGGCGAGCCGGTGCTCGCGCACTGGACGCAAACTTTCATGTCGAGCACGGGCCGCTTTCTCGCCCAGTTTTTTCCGCTCTTTTTGCTCGGCTCGCTGTTCGGCAAGCTGATGGAGGACAGCGGCTCGGTGGATGCCGTGGCGCGCCTCATGATCGACAAGCTCGGCACGCGTCACGCACTCGTGGCCGTGGTGCTGGGCGGCGCGCTCGTCACTTATGGCGGCGTGAGCCTCTTCGTCGCGTTCTTCGTGCTCGCGCCCATGGCGCAGGCGCTCTTTCGCTCCGCCGATATTCCGCGCCGCCTGATGCCCGCCGCGATCATGCTCGGCACGGCGACCTTCACGATGTCGGCGCTGCCCGGCACGCCCGCGCTGCAAAACGCTATTCCCATGCCGTTTTTCGGTACGACGCCGTTCGCGGCGCCGGGACTCGGCGTGATCGCGAGCCTCGTGATGGCGGGCTTCGGCCTCTGGTGGCTCGGGCGCGCGGCGACAGCGGCGCGGCGCAACGGCGAGGGCTTCGTCGAGCCAGACGACGGCGGCGCCGACGACGAAGATCGTGGCAAGTCCTCGCTCGTGCGCGAGCGCGCGAGCCTCGCGCAAGCCTTCGACCCTGCCGAAATCGGCAATGGCGCAGCGGCATCGGACCATGCCGGGCCGCCGTCGCCCTTCGTCGCGCTCGCGCCGCTCGTGGTCGTCGTGGCGATGAACTTCGTGATGAACGTCGTGGTGTTTCCGCGCATCGACGCGTCCTACCTGGCCGAACCGCGCTGGGGCTCGACCACGCTTTCGGCGGTGGCGGGGGTGTGGGGTGTTTCGGTTGCGCTCGCGCTCGGCATTATCGTGCTGGTGGCGTTGAATCGCGGGCGGCTCGGTGCGCTGCGCGAGAGCGTCGATGCGGGCGCGAACGCGTCGGTGCTGCCGGTGCTGAGCGTGGGCAGCCTCGTGGGCTACGGCGCCGTGATTGCCGCCTTGCCCGCGTTCGAAGCCGTGCGCGACTGGGTGCTCGGCATCGGTGGTGGCCCGCTCGTTTCGCTCGCCGTGGCCACGAACCTGCTCGCCGGGCTCACGGGCTCTGCCTCGGGCGGGTTGACCATCGCGCTCGACGCGCTCGGCGGCACCTACATGCAGCTCGCCGCCCAGCACGGCATCAATCCGGCTTTGCTGCACCGCGTGGCCGTGATGTCGTCGGGCACGCTCGACAGCCTGCCGCACAACGGCGCCGTGGTGACGCTGTTGGCCGTGTGCGGTTCGACGCATCGCGAAAGCTACCGCGACCTCGTAGTGGTGAGCATCGTCGGCGCGCTCATCGCGCTCGCCGTGGTGATCGTGCTCGGGACGCTGTTCGGCAGTTTCTGA
- a CDS encoding patatin-like phospholipase family protein: MPAEAETSTRTTRNEPLLVDLALQGGGSHGAYTWGVLDRLLEEPWLQIEGISGTSAGAMNAAVLAGGHARGGAAGAREALEHFWRRVSDAARFSPFRRGPVDILLGRWSLDHSPVFVALDMMARVVSPYDLNPGRVNPLRTILADTIDFDALRHSRIKLFVTATRVSNGQARVFRNADVTPDALLASACLPTLFQAVEIDGEAYWDGGYAGNPTMTPLIRETDSIDTILVQVNPVERAGTPRSARDIINRVNEIAFNSPLLKELRMMALLHKVADAGSEEGRRWAGMRLHRVHSAKLVTLGSSSKLNAEWSFITMLRDEGRRTADEFLAQHGAQLGEASTFDFEALLEGVLQ, encoded by the coding sequence ATGCCCGCCGAAGCCGAGACGTCAACCCGCACGACCCGCAACGAGCCCTTGCTCGTCGATCTCGCGCTGCAAGGCGGCGGCTCCCATGGCGCCTACACATGGGGCGTGCTGGACCGCCTGCTCGAAGAACCGTGGCTGCAGATCGAAGGCATTTCCGGCACCTCGGCGGGCGCGATGAACGCCGCCGTGCTCGCGGGCGGCCATGCGCGCGGCGGCGCGGCCGGCGCGCGCGAGGCGCTCGAGCACTTCTGGCGCCGCGTGTCCGACGCAGCGCGCTTCAGCCCGTTCCGGCGCGGCCCCGTCGACATCCTGCTCGGTCGCTGGTCGCTCGACCATTCGCCCGTGTTTGTCGCGCTCGACATGATGGCGCGCGTCGTCTCGCCATACGATCTGAATCCGGGGCGCGTGAATCCTTTGCGCACGATCCTCGCCGACACCATTGATTTCGACGCATTGCGTCACTCGCGCATCAAGCTTTTCGTCACGGCCACGCGCGTCTCCAACGGCCAGGCGCGCGTGTTCCGCAATGCCGACGTCACGCCTGACGCACTGCTCGCCTCGGCTTGCCTGCCCACGCTCTTCCAGGCCGTCGAGATCGACGGCGAAGCCTACTGGGACGGCGGGTACGCGGGCAATCCCACCATGACGCCGCTGATTCGCGAGACCGATTCGATCGACACGATCCTCGTGCAGGTGAACCCCGTGGAGCGCGCGGGCACGCCGCGCTCGGCGCGCGACATCATCAACCGCGTGAATGAGATCGCGTTCAACTCGCCGCTACTCAAGGAACTGCGCATGATGGCGCTGCTGCACAAGGTCGCGGACGCGGGCAGCGAGGAGGGCCGCCGCTGGGCGGGTATGCGCCTGCATCGCGTGCATAGCGCGAAGCTCGTCACGCTGGGCTCGTCGTCGAAGCTCAACGCCGAGTGGTCGTTCATCACGATGCTGCGCGACGAAGGCCGCCGCACCGCCGATGAATTCCTCGCGCAGCACGGCGCGCAACTCGGCGAGGCGTCGACGTTCGACTTCGAGGCGCTGCTCGAAGGGGTGCTGCAATGA